The genomic stretch GAGCACGGTGAGCGACATGCCGGAGCGGTGGAGCCAGGCCAGCGTCTACCCCGACATGTGGGCGGACCCCGACGAGGATCCTCGCAACAGAGAGGGAGTCAGCCCGGACGGTGAGTTGGCGACGCTGCAGGACTTCTTGAGGGACTATCGACTGACCCTCCAGATGAAGTGCGAGGGGTTGGATCCGGAGAAACTGGCGCGCCGGTCGGTGCCACCGTCGACCATGTCCTTGCTGGGTCTGCTCCGCCATCTTGCCGAGGTGGAGCGAGACTGGCGCAATTGGATTCTGCCAGGAGAGCCAGCACCGAAGCTGTACGGAGCCCGTGATGCCGACTTCGAGGAAGCCGTTGCGGAGCAGGCGCTGGTCGACGGCGCATTCGCCGATCTTGCTCGCGAACAGGCGGCAACCGATGCCGCGCTGGCCGAGTATGCGGATCTGGGCGCGCGGGTGGGTAAGGACGGCATCGCTGTCCGGGAGCTGTGGGTTCACCGGATCGAGGAGTACGCCCGCCACTGCGGGCACGCCGATCTGCTGCGCGAATGCATCGACGGCCGGGTAGGGCAATAGCCCACTCGATGTGGGTACACGCCTCTACCGACGTCTGAACGCGGGTCTACGGGCTCACGTAGTGGTGCAGCAGAGCGGGCTCCCCTGCCGCGTTGACCCAGTCAGCGCGACTGCTGCCAACCCTGCGCCAGCCGGACCGTTCGTAGCAGGCGATGGCCGCCTTGCCCTCAGAGGACACCTCCAGCCTTAGTGGCCCGCGTACAGCGGCGCGGACCGAGTCGAGGAGTTGAGCGGCCAAACCGCGCCCTCGTGCTGCCGGGGTCACGAACAGGCGGACGATCTCGGCGTCCCGGGTAAGACCCACATGGCCAAGTACGGTGCCCAGCTCGATCGCGATCCAGGCAGATGTCAGGTCGGCCGGCGTCAGCCAACCCCAAGGATCGTCCGGCCAGTCCACGGGATAGCGGTCGGCCGCCTGGACCTGGGCGAGCGCCTCAACGCAAGCTTCCTTGTCCTCGGGGTTCCTGACGCGGATCTCCATGCGGAAAGCGTAGGCCGTGCTCCGTGCCGAGCGACATCAAGCCGCCACTCACCACTGATCTTCCGATCTCGAATGCGGCTGTCATGCCTCTGACAGCGGGAGGACTGCACGGCAAACGGATGTGATCAGCTCATCGACCAGCAGCGGCGGCGGGCGCCCCGCCAGCAGATAGCGTCGGACCGCACCATAGGGGACATCGACCGTGGCGAAGATCAGCTTTTCGAGATCGACGCCGGGAGGCCGGGCGGCGAAGGAGCTCAGCGCGTCCGAAACCTGTGTGTTCACCGTGTCGAGGTCCTCGCCGAGCTCAGCAGGCCACCTCGCGGCCAACTCCTGACGGCGATGAAGCAGCAACAACGCGGCCTCGGCGGGATGCTGCCGGCACCACTTAGGTGTGTGCAGGGCGGCCATCTCAGCGTCACCGGCGACCAAGGCGTCGACGAACCCGCGCTGAAAGCTCCGTACGGTGCGTGTCCACAAGGCGGCCAGCAAGAGGTCATGGGAACCGAATCGGTGATACAGCGATCCAGTCGGAGCACCGACTCTGGCGGCGATAGCGGCCATCGTGGCAGCGCCGAGTCCATCCTCGGCCGTGATGGCCAGTGCCGCATCGAGGATCTCGTCGTGGCTGAACTTGGCCGGCCTTCCCACCAGACGCCTCCTTATGATAGTAGTGAAGGCATTCTAGAATATTGCCTCTATTAAGGGGTGACAATGCGCACGGCATCCGAGGTCGTCCAAGGCTTCTACAGCGCCGCCCAAGCAGGCGACGGCGCCGGCATCCTCGCCCTCCTCCATCCGCAGTTCCAGGCCCACACCGCCCCCGGCATGCCGTGCGGTGCCGGAGGCACGTTCCAGGGGCCGCAGGAGACGCTCGTCCGGGTCTGGGGCGCGGTGTTCGCCGAGTACGACACCGCACCCTTCGATGAGACCTGGCACGAGACCGCCGATGGGATCGTCGTGGTCACCGGACACTACCGAGGCACCGCACGAGCCACCGGCCGTGCGTACCAAGCGGAGTTCGTCCACCTCTGGCGCGTCACCGATGGACGAATCTCTTGGCTGCACCAGTACACCGACACCGCGCGCTGGCACGAGGCCCTGGCTCCGATGGCGGGTTGAACGCCACCATGTCGATACCTCGCATCCCCCGGTGACGAGGAGGGACAAGCGGCTCGGTGTGCTGGTGCGCGGCCGCAGGGTGCGACAAAGGTAACTGTGCACGAGAACGGGCAGCGCATCGGCGAGATGCCGGCGGAGGCCATTCAAGAGCTCGCGCGGACTGCGGAGCCGCGCGCCGGCGCCGCCCTCCGCGGCGACGGTGAGGCGGCGAACGGGCAGGTCCGGGCCGTGGCAGGGGATGACGGGCGGTTGCGCGAGCGGGTGGACGCGTGGCTGCCGACGGATACGTCGGGCCCGGGCCGGTCGCCGACTGCGCCGTTGTCCCTTTCCCTTGTGGGCTCGGACGCAAGCGGGGTGTCGGAGAGCCCGGGGCTGCTCAGGCGCATTCATAGCCGCTCTGCATCGTGAGGTCGGCCAGGGAGCGGCACCGCCCTAGCAGGGCCATCCGTGTAGAAAACCTGCATGGACTCGCCTGGAACGGATCCAGATTATGGACTAGAGGGCGAGTGATGCTGCTTAGGTTCAGAGGAGCCAACCACAGATCGTTTCGCGACGAGTTCGAGATCTGGCTGGCGGCGAGCAAGTTCAACCAGGGGGCGAGGCGCCCTGCCGGTCTCGCTGAAGACCCGGACCTCGCCTACCTGCCGGCGACCGCGATCTACGGCTCAAACGCATCCGGCAAGTCAAACGTCCTGCATGCCATCCGCTGGATGCGGCAGGCCGTCCTCAACTCCCGTCCACGGCTGGTCCGCCCTTGACGGCATCCCCCGAGAGCCGTACGAACTCGACCCGCGCGCCCGCACGGACACCTCCCCTTTGAGGTCGACATCGTTCTCGGCGGTGACCGGTACGTCTATGGCTTCGAAGTCTCCGACCAGCAGGTCGAGACAGAGTGGTTGCATGCATACCCCGGTGGACAGGCCCGTCGCCAGGTCTGGTTCGAACGCGACGCCGACACCGGCGACGCTTTCACCTTTCCCGGCGAAGGACTCAAGGGGCCGAAGGAAAGCCTTGTCTCCCAGACTCGGCCCAACGCGCTGAGCAAGCGTGGCAAGGCCGCGCTCGCTCGTGCGTGGGTGCTCGCCTGATCGCGTGGAGCCGCCGCGACCGCGCGACCAGGTCCGTGTTGTGCGTACTCACGCCGTGATCACCCTCCGTACGTTCAGACGTAGGGTTGTCGCTGGACTACCGGACCGAGCTGAGCGAGTTCCTCAAATCACGCCGTGCCCGGCTGTGCCCGCAGGACGTCGGGCTGCGCGATTACGGCCGACTACGCCGGGTCGTCCCGCTGAAGGTGACCGCGCCGGGGATGGCCGTGAAGACGGACCGTAGTTCGGTGGCGAGGCTCGCGTGGGTATGGGCGCCGGGCTTGGAGGTCCAGCCCCGCAAGGCGGCATGGAAGGCCGCGATCACCAGGTCCAGCGCCAATCTCGGCCGCGGGTCATCGGGGTCCAGGCTCAGCCGCCGGTGCAGCGTCGCCTCGACGGCCGCGCTGGTGCGGTCGCAGTACTGAAGTCCGTACGCGGCGATCGATGGTGTGCGCGCGGCCAGTTCCTGGCTCAGCCGCACACGGGTGACCCACGCCGCGCCGCCGTCGTCCAGGCGCGCGAGCGCGGCGAGCAGCGCCTCCTGCAGCACCTCTAGTACGGGCGCACGACCCAACGGCAGGTGCTCGACGTCATCCCGCAGCCCGTTCCACAGCGCCTCCAGCGGAGCGAAGGCGACCTGCTCCTTGCTGGCGAAATTCCGGAAGAAGGTGCGCTTGGAGACCTCGACTGCCTCGCACAGTTCGTCCAGGGTCACCCCATCGAAGCCGCGCTCGGTGAAGAGCGCGAGGGCGGTATCCACCAGCCCGGCCCGGGTCTTGAGCTTCTTGCGCTCCCGGAGGGTGAGCTTTCCCGCCTCGGACGTAGTAGTCATCGGTTCTTAGTGTACCTGGAACGCAGATGCCTTCCATAGGCTTATGCTCCTGAGTGGCACTTTGAGCTGACGTCTGATGAGAGGATCGCCATGCGCGCCTTGATCGTTGATCGTTCCGTACCCGGTGGCCTGCGGATCGGGGACGTGCCCGAGCCGGTGCCCGCCCCGAACCAGGCGCTGGTGCTTATCACGGCCACCTCGCTCAACTACGGCGAGGTGAAGCACGGCATCGAGATGGCCGAGGAAGGAACGGTGCTCGGCTGGGACGCCGCCGGTGTCGTCGTCCAGGCGGCGGCGGACGGGTCCGGTCCGGCCGTGGGCACTCCCGTCGTGACCCTCGAGGAGGGTGGGGGCTGGGCCGAGCTCCGCGCCGTACGTACCGACTGGATCGGCGTCGTGCCCGAGCACGCGGAGCCAGGTGCGATCAGCACCATCCCGGTCGCGGCCGGCACCGCGCTGCGCACGCTCCACCGGATCGGGCCCATCCTGGGGAGGAGGATCCTCGTGACCGGCGCCACGGGAGGCGTCGGCCGCTACGCCGTCCAACTCGCCAGACTCGGCGGCGCCCACGTGATCGCCTCCACCGGCGACCCCGCCAAGCATGATGAGGCGTTGCGCGCTCTGGGCGCCCACGAGGTGGTGTCCGGCCCGACGCAGGCCGGCGGCGGGCTCGACGGTGTGCTGGACATGGTGGGCGGCCCGCAACTCGTGGAGGCCTTCGACCAAATGGGCGCGGGCGGCACCCTGGTGGCCGTCGGTCATTCCACGGGTGAGGGCGAGAACTTCCCGTTCGGCGCCATGTTCAGCGGACCTGGCCGTGATAATCGTTCGATCGTCACGTTCATGCTGCTGTTCTGCGCTGGGCTGGATCGAGATCTGACCTGGCTGGCCCAGCAGGTCGCGGACGGCGTACTGAGCCCTGAGATCACGTGGCGCGGTGGGTGGGACGACGTGCCGGATGCGGTGGGCGCCCTGGTCGAGCGCCGCCTGCACGGCAAGGCCGTACTCGACCTGGCCTGACGAGACCCGCCACCTCGGGAGCCGGCACCGGTCAGGCCGACCCCTCGGAGGCGCTACAACGTCCTACCGGTCGCGTACCGGTAGGACGCCGCGACGACGCCTTTGGCCACCTCGAGCTCCTCCACCGTCCGAGGGCCGTAGAGCATCACCACGTTGATGGTGGGCGAATACAGAGGATGCCGCTCACCCCAGCCCTTGTCGATGAGCTCCCGCTGATCCTCCTGCGACAGGGCCACATGCAGGCTGCCATCGACATGAATGTGCGCGAACTCAGCGATCAGGCGGGGCGGCAGGAGCACCGTTCCCCGCGGTGGGACCGCGTCGCCCGCCAGGAAGAAGGCGATGGACCGGGGCTCGGCGATCTCGCTGGGCCTGATCTCGGTCGAGGGCAGCTCGGTGCTCATCCACTGCTTCAGCTGCTCGCGGATCTCGTCGGGGCTTCTCTGGCTGAGCTGGACGTGCGGCACGGACGGCCCGGTACGGGGACGATCGCCCGAGCGGGCGGGAAGGTTCAGCAGCGTCATCATGATGTTCCTCCTCAACAGAGCCATGCCGCCTGACGGGACCGCATGGTGTGGAGACCAGCCGCACAACCGAGGCCGCGTACCTACGGCGAGGTGAGCGAGCGGGGCGCGTCGCGGTGAGTGACCGGCCGAGGAAAGCCTGCTGACCGACGGCCGACTAACGCACTGGCCGTTCGGGTGGTATCCGCTGCCCGATCGAGCAGACCAGCAGGCCAGAGAGACCACCTAGCATGAAGCCATGCGCGTGCCCGACCCGTCCGCCGCTCTGGCCGCCGCCGCCTCAGTGCTACAGGCTCCGATCGGCGGCATGCTGGAGCCCCTGTCCCAGGCCGTGTCGGAGTTCCTGCCGCACCAGGCGCTGGCCATGCTCACCGGCGACTGCGCCAGGCATCCCATGAAGGCGTACGGCGAGACCGTGCTCACCGAGCAGATCACCAGCGCCGAGCTGGCGCGTGTAGGTGGAACAGTGGAGGTGGGCAGGCCCTGGTTCGGGGACGCGTACCTGGCCGGCGGTCTCATCCCGGCGCTCGCCGTCGCGTCCCGGCCGGCCGGGACCTCTGGCGCCCTGCTCGTGGTGGTGACGGCCGGTGAGATCGAGCCCACTGCCGCCGTACGCGATCTGATGCAGAAGCTGTGGGACCTGGTCACCCTGCACCTGCCGCATCGGGCCGTCAACCTCCCACCGGCCGACCTCAGCGGAAACCGCCTGGCCGCCGGCGAGCGCGCCCGCGCCATCGCCGAGCTCACCAGCGCCCATGCGGCCACGCTCCAAGCGCTGCTCAGCACGTTGCGCAGCCGTAGGCTCGACGACGCCGCCGCCCGGCGGCACGCCACCGACCTGGCGGTATCGGCGCTGATCGAGCTGCGTGCCGCCGCCGACCTCGACTCCTCACTGAGCGAGGAGCAGGCCGGCCCCGCCTTCGACCGGCTGGCCGGGAAGCTGGCACCGCTCACCCGCTACGGCGAGGTGTCGCTGGAGCTGGCCGGCCCACGCGATCGCGGCCGCGTCCTGCCCGGCGACATCGCCAACGCGGCCCAGGCCCTGGCCCACAACACCGTCGTGACCATGCTCGGCTATAAGGGCCTGACCAGGATCCGCGTGACCTGGGAGCCGTCCGGGTCCGAGCTCCGCCTGGAGGTCCGCGACGACGGACCAGGCGTCCTGACCGCCGACGCCCTGCCGCTGCGCCGCCTGACCGAGCTCGCAACCGCGGTGGGCGGCGCCCTCTCCCTCGACGCGGTTCCCGGCTGGGGCACCACGGTGACCGCAGTGCTGCCACTCGTGCCGCCCGCGCC from Nonomuraea polychroma encodes the following:
- a CDS encoding DinB family protein; translation: MPERWSQASVYPDMWADPDEDPRNREGVSPDGELATLQDFLRDYRLTLQMKCEGLDPEKLARRSVPPSTMSLLGLLRHLAEVERDWRNWILPGEPAPKLYGARDADFEEAVAEQALVDGAFADLAREQAATDAALAEYADLGARVGKDGIAVRELWVHRIEEYARHCGHADLLRECIDGRVGQ
- a CDS encoding GNAT family N-acetyltransferase; the protein is MEIRVRNPEDKEACVEALAQVQAADRYPVDWPDDPWGWLTPADLTSAWIAIELGTVLGHVGLTRDAEIVRLFVTPAARGRGLAAQLLDSVRAAVRGPLRLEVSSEGKAAIACYERSGWRRVGSSRADWVNAAGEPALLHHYVSP
- a CDS encoding TetR/AcrR family transcriptional regulator codes for the protein MGRPAKFSHDEILDAALAITAEDGLGAATMAAIAARVGAPTGSLYHRFGSHDLLLAALWTRTVRSFQRGFVDALVAGDAEMAALHTPKWCRQHPAEAALLLLHRRQELAARWPAELGEDLDTVNTQVSDALSSFAARPPGVDLEKLIFATVDVPYGAVRRYLLAGRPPPLLVDELITSVCRAVLPLSEA
- a CDS encoding nuclear transport factor 2 family protein: MRTASEVVQGFYSAAQAGDGAGILALLHPQFQAHTAPGMPCGAGGTFQGPQETLVRVWGAVFAEYDTAPFDETWHETADGIVVVTGHYRGTARATGRAYQAEFVHLWRVTDGRISWLHQYTDTARWHEALAPMAG
- a CDS encoding AAA family ATPase, whose translation is MLLRFRGANHRSFRDEFEIWLAASKFNQGARRPAGLAEDPDLAYLPATAIYGSNASGKSNVLHAIRWMRQAVLNSRPRLVRP
- a CDS encoding TetR family transcriptional regulator, producing the protein MTTTSEAGKLTLRERKKLKTRAGLVDTALALFTERGFDGVTLDELCEAVEVSKRTFFRNFASKEQVAFAPLEALWNGLRDDVEHLPLGRAPVLEVLQEALLAALARLDDGGAAWVTRVRLSQELAARTPSIAAYGLQYCDRTSAAVEATLHRRLSLDPDDPRPRLALDLVIAAFHAALRGWTSKPGAHTHASLATELRSVFTAIPGAVTFSGTTRRSRP
- a CDS encoding zinc-binding dehydrogenase; protein product: MRALIVDRSVPGGLRIGDVPEPVPAPNQALVLITATSLNYGEVKHGIEMAEEGTVLGWDAAGVVVQAAADGSGPAVGTPVVTLEEGGGWAELRAVRTDWIGVVPEHAEPGAISTIPVAAGTALRTLHRIGPILGRRILVTGATGGVGRYAVQLARLGGAHVIASTGDPAKHDEALRALGAHEVVSGPTQAGGGLDGVLDMVGGPQLVEAFDQMGAGGTLVAVGHSTGEGENFPFGAMFSGPGRDNRSIVTFMLLFCAGLDRDLTWLAQQVADGVLSPEITWRGGWDDVPDAVGALVERRLHGKAVLDLA
- a CDS encoding luciferase family protein, giving the protein MMTLLNLPARSGDRPRTGPSVPHVQLSQRSPDEIREQLKQWMSTELPSTEIRPSEIAEPRSIAFFLAGDAVPPRGTVLLPPRLIAEFAHIHVDGSLHVALSQEDQRELIDKGWGERHPLYSPTINVVMLYGPRTVEELEVAKGVVAASYRYATGRTL
- a CDS encoding LuxR C-terminal-related transcriptional regulator, whose protein sequence is MRVPDPSAALAAAASVLQAPIGGMLEPLSQAVSEFLPHQALAMLTGDCARHPMKAYGETVLTEQITSAELARVGGTVEVGRPWFGDAYLAGGLIPALAVASRPAGTSGALLVVVTAGEIEPTAAVRDLMQKLWDLVTLHLPHRAVNLPPADLSGNRLAAGERARAIAELTSAHAATLQALLSTLRSRRLDDAAARRHATDLAVSALIELRAAADLDSSLSEEQAGPAFDRLAGKLAPLTRYGEVSLELAGPRDRGRVLPGDIANAAQALAHNTVVTMLGYKGLTRIRVTWEPSGSELRLEVRDDGPGVLTADALPLRRLTELATAVGGALSLDAVPGWGTTVTAVLPLVPPAPKLQDEALAGLKPRELEVLERLARGLRNRQIAEELMISEHTVKFHVAKILDKLGVGTRTEAAALAHSYA